The stretch of DNA ttcttatgGTGCAGAATTTACTGAGTTTTTCCTCGTAGACACAACTCCATTCGTTGACGAGTATTTTACCCACCCAAAGAACCACACCTACGATTGGAAAGGTGTGCTACCACGAGAGGACTATCTATCAAACCTCTTGAAGGTAATTTAGGttatagtaaaatatattttcaaacattctgcaaataatagtaaaaaaataattataaaatattaaatagtaataaaaaatatataaaaaataataaatagcagTGATATATTCTGAGAATACCTGAAATACTCTCAGtatccaaaataattaatattttatctttacgTGGACTCTGATTTTTGTTCCAAGGGATGCAacatttaagtaaaataaactaattaaaaataaattaatatgatactATTTTTGCAGAAAATCTCTTACAATATATAAACttcaatacaaaaatatatcaatgagttttaataaaaatatattgaaatacattaaaatataaaaataattgctgATGAGAATAGCCAAATGATAATCGGAAATAaactctttttaaattattttataacttatttttacaGTCAATTAATACAAACATGAtgtcatttcattaaaaaaaatttaattctacAAAACGGCCCTTCAATTAATATAGAGTCGTATGATGTTAAAATTCGATAgataatcatttttcaaattaaattgaTAACCTACAATGAGAGCCTGTCCACttttatcaaaataaactatatatatatatatatatatatatatatataattgaagttCTAATCGGTAGCTTGGTATTTGGTTTTGCAATAGGATTTGGATTCAGCATTAAGGGATTCCAGTGCAAAATGGAAGATTGTGGTGGGTCATCATACAATCAAGAGCGCCGGGCATCATGGTGTAACGAAAGAGCTTGAAGAGCATCTTCTCCCAATCCTGCTGGTAATTATTTCCAAATATTCATATCAAATTCATCCAGTTGCATGCAAATCAggattatataattataaatgattCATTATTGATAGAGAATATTGTTAAGATGGAGTTGATAAATTCTAATTAAAACCCATTATATATTTCAGGCAAATAACGTGGACATGTACATGAATGGCCATGATCACTGCCTGGAGCACATTACTAGCGCcgaaaagtaatttaaatattgtaaaatatttttctagcTAGATCTTACCatcttttatttgattattgATCACGTGATTtttacaatcgtgaattgtgtaaccgccgtataatcattttgaaaaaggtgaataaaatataggatctacatgaagaaattaattttttaatagtagaccctactttttttcaaaacaattacgcgacgtttatgcacttcacgattgtatatagaattattcatattttaaatagttttatgtGTCAACTACGTAACGTATACGAAATCAATAAATGTGACTAACTATGACATGCAAGATTTAGGATTATTATCTATTATAAATAGTACATgaattaaaatcttaatttccTTAAATGTCTAACTTGGATGCATAGTTTTTGTGGCAGTCAAACCCAATTTCTAACCAGTGGAGGGGGTTCAAAGGCATGGAGAGGTGACATTAAGAAGTGGAATCCAGAGGAATTGAAGCTATATTATGATGGACAGGGTTTTATGTCACTGCAAATGACTCCAACCAATGCGGATATTGTGTTTTATGATGTCTTCGGCAATGTTCTGCACAAATGGAGCATTTCCAAGGACCTTGATGCAGCCGTATagagacgaaaaaaaaaaaaaaacaccagaGGCATACAAAATATAGCATTAATGTGGGGAACATCAAGGTCGAATccttggcaaaaaaaaaaaaaaagaagttcacAAGGCTTatttgtaagagaaaaaaaaaaaaaaacactgtaAGCTTGACACCctatttgaatagtaaaaatattttatctcattattataatttttttaaatttttacacaaaatataataaataatttaatttttttaattttcaaaaaaataataatattaaaaaataatattttaacaatattttaattaatttttaacttttcatctcaacttatttcatttcaactcactatctaaaccgcATCCAAATATGTACACGAGATTCTATTCGTTTATATCAATTAAAGTTCAGGTTTCCTCCATAAGACCTCCTTGTACCTTTCTACCTTGGTTTCAACAGTGGGGTTTGGACACTTTGCAAGAAGAAGTGGTGCGGCCGAATTTGAGAAGGTAGGTGGGAACGATGGTTGTTTTGAGGGAAAGATTCAATTTGGATCggctttaatattttatcaatttttttaaaatttttaattacggaaagaaaaaataaattattttttttgaagaaatgatatttgcagtcatagagtGTACAAGCGTTGTACATTCATtctaaaaaaagtgagtaaatataaaactcatatgaaaaaattaattttttaatgctggagtctattctttttcaaaaatagtacATGATGCTATTACATCGGGAAAGATGTGGATTCCCAGCATGTTTGTGTTTCCATCTCATTCACTGCTAGCAACAACATTAAGGGGTTGTTTAAGAAACAcgtctcatctcgtctcattttaaagtttcttaaaaTTTCCTTaacaaacatcactcaaatacaaatacttttcaattttaaatattcaactttttcatttaatcattaaattttttcaaacttccaaacaatacacaaaaaacaattcaaatatttcaaatcacagaacaaaaataatattaaaaaataatattctaataatattttaagtttatatatattttttaactttttttctctcacttctcaaaacctaataaatatctttactcaaataatttcattactattcacaaatttttcatctcctCTTATTCCTAAGCATCTCCTAATTATTAGGAtaggatttgt from Juglans microcarpa x Juglans regia isolate MS1-56 chromosome 3S, Jm3101_v1.0, whole genome shotgun sequence encodes:
- the LOC121257133 gene encoding purple acid phosphatase 3-like isoform X1, with the protein product MASDLIFHNTSTLALFLFFTANLLLCFVPSISELQRVRHPAKTDGSLSFLVVGDWGRRGLYNQSQVALQMGVVAEKLDIDFVISTGDNFYEDGLKGVLDPEFHESFINIYDSPSLQKQWYTVLGNHDYRGDVEAQLSPILREMDPRWLCMRSFIVSTEFTEFFLVDTTPFVDEYFTHPKNHTYDWKGVLPREDYLSNLLKDLDSALRDSSAKWKIVVGHHTIKSAGHHGVTKELEEHLLPILLANNVDMYMNGHDHCLEHITSAENFCGSQTQFLTSGGGSKAWRGDIKKWNPEELKLYYDGQGFMSLQMTPTNADIVFYDVFGNVLHKWSISKDLDAAV
- the LOC121257133 gene encoding purple acid phosphatase 3-like isoform X3, with protein sequence MASDLIFHNTSTLALFLFFTANLLLCFVPSISELQRVRHPAKTDGSLSFLVVGDWGRRGLYNQSQVALQMGVVAEKLDIDFVISTGDNFYEDGLKGVLDPEFHESFINIYDSPSLQKQWYTVLGNHDYRGDVEAQLSPILREMDPRWLCMRSFIVSTDTTPFVDEYFTHPKNHTYDWKGVLPREDYLSNLLKDLDSALRDSSAKWKIVVGHHTIKSAGHHGVTKELEEHLLPILLANNVDMYMNGHDHCLEHITSAENFCGSQTQFLTSGGGSKAWRGDIKKWNPEELKLYYDGQGFMSLQMTPTNADIVFYDVFGNVLHKWSISKDLDAAV
- the LOC121257133 gene encoding purple acid phosphatase 3-like isoform X2; protein product: MASDLIFHNTSTLALFLFFTANLLLCFVPSISELQRVRHPAKTDGSLSFLVVGDWGRRGLYNQSQVALQMGVVAEKLDIDFVISTGDNFYEDGLKGVLDPEFHESFINIYDSPSLQKQWYTVLGNHDYRGDVEAQLSPILREMDPRWLCMRSFIVSTEFTEFFLVDTTPFVDEYFTHPKNHTYDWKGVLPREDYLSNLLKDLDSALRDSSAKWKIVVGHHTIKSAGHHGVTKELEEHLLPILLANNVDMYMNGHDHCLEHITSAENQTQFLTSGGGSKAWRGDIKKWNPEELKLYYDGQGFMSLQMTPTNADIVFYDVFGNVLHKWSISKDLDAAV